The Halomonas sp. KG2 genome segment CGTTTCACCAATCGCTCAGCGCCAACTTTCTTGGCTCTCAATGGAGTAACCCATGCGCGCAGAACAAGTGCAGGCGTTTATTGACGTTACTGAACATGGCTCCTTTGCGGCGGCCGCGCGACACACAGGGATAAAGCGCAGCACGCTAAGCGCCACAGTGAATGCCTTGGAAGATAGTCTTGGGGTCGTGCTGTTCGAGCGCTCAGGCAATAGCCTACAGCTCACTGCGGTAGGTGAAAGCGTGCTGCCGGACTGCTACCGACTGCTGACAAGTGCCAGCCGAATCAAAAAACACTGCCAACAGCACCTGCAAGGCGTAGAAAGCCAGCTGTGCATTGCCAGGGATGATGCGTTGCCCGAAGCATTTTGGCGACAAGTCATGCACGATTTAAAGCAGCGCTATCCGCTTACGGCCATCTCGGTATATTTATTGCCTCCTCAAGAGCACCCACAGTTCGTCCTTCGCCAAACCGTTGATATCGCCTTTGGGTTGTATACCGCTGAAGGTGCCGACGTAAATGCCAGTAATCTTGCACCGGTGAGCATGTGCCTAGTAGCGGCAACGTCGCACCCGCTAAGCCGCTTGCCCAGCGTTACCCGCGATGATCTCGCCCAATATACCCAGGTGTGCTTAACCTATGAGCAGGGCGATAAGCTAGTCAGTGAGGCACTTTTTTCGACAAATTACCTCGGGCTGACCATGTTCGAGGTCATTCGCGATGCCGCTATCAATGGCACTGGCTGGGCACTACTACCCTACCCATTGGTGAAAGAAGCCATAGAAAGCCATCAGCTTTGCGCGTTAAATCATGATCTCGCCCTGGACAGCCACTATTATCGCTACGTAGAGGGTGAAAGCCTGGGCGTAGTCGCCACCGCGCTGCTAACGAAGGTGTCACGCTTTTTAGGCACTACCCGTTGATGCTTTGTAATAGCGTTGAAATAGAGCATTGGAAAAAATTGCTTATGCCTTCCACTCTATTAAGGAACTTGTAAAAAAGTGCTACATAAGGAGATCAAAAGGACACGCTAGAGAACCG includes the following:
- a CDS encoding LysR family transcriptional regulator; protein product: MRAEQVQAFIDVTEHGSFAAAARHTGIKRSTLSATVNALEDSLGVVLFERSGNSLQLTAVGESVLPDCYRLLTSASRIKKHCQQHLQGVESQLCIARDDALPEAFWRQVMHDLKQRYPLTAISVYLLPPQEHPQFVLRQTVDIAFGLYTAEGADVNASNLAPVSMCLVAATSHPLSRLPSVTRDDLAQYTQVCLTYEQGDKLVSEALFSTNYLGLTMFEVIRDAAINGTGWALLPYPLVKEAIESHQLCALNHDLALDSHYYRYVEGESLGVVATALLTKVSRFLGTTR